The Acidobacteriota bacterium genomic interval GATTCAGGTCATCCTCATGGGAGTGGCCGGTGCGTTCCTCACGGGCGACATCTTCAACCTGTACGTCTGGTTCGAGGTGATGCTGATCGGCTCGTTCGTGCTGATGGCGCTCCACCGGACGCGCGCGCAACTGCACGCGGCGTTCACGTACGTCGGCCTCAACCTGCTGGCGTCTGCGTTCCTGCTGACCGCGATCGGTCTGCTCTATGGGCAGGCGGGCACGCTGAACCTCGCCGATCTCGCGCAGGCCTGGCCGGAGCGCCGTACGCCGGGGCTCGACGCGGCGCTGTCGATGCTGTTCCTGACCGCCTTCGGGATCAAGGCCGGCCTGTTCCCGTTGTTCTTCTGGCTGCCGGCCTCGTATCACACGCCCCCGGCCGCCGTCGGCGCGCTGCTGGCGGGGTTGCTCACCAAGGTCGGTGTGTACGCGATGATGCGCGTGTTCACGCTGCTGTTCCCCGACCCGGGCAGTCACGTGTACAACGTCCTGCTGGTACTCTCGGCGCTGACGATGGCGGTGGGGCTCATCGGCGCGCTGGCCCAGCGGGATTTCCGGCGCGTGCTGTCGTTCAACCTGGTCGGGCACATCGGCTTCACGACCGTCGGCCTCGCGTTGTGGACGCCCGCGGCGCTCGCCGGATCGATCCTGTACGTGCTGCATCACATGCTCGTCATCTCGACGTTGTTCCTCGTCAGCGGTTTCTTCCTCAGGCAGCGACGGACCACGGATCTCGGCGCGCTCGGCGGGCTGTATCGATCGCAGCCCGGGATCGCCTGCCTGACGCTCATTCCGCTGTTCTCGCTCGCGGGCGTGCCGCCGCTGTCGGGGTTCATCGCGAAGGTCGGCGTGATCACGCCGATCCTCGGCACGGGCCACTACCTGGTTGCCGCAGTGGCGCTGTCGGTGAGCCTGCTCACCGTGCTCTCCATGGCGCGACTCTGGGAGGAGGCGTTCTGGAAACCGGCGCCGGAGCCGTCATCGCATCCGGTGCCGCAGACGCGCCTCGGGGCGACGGTCGTCCTCCCTGTCGCGTTCCTCGCCAGTCTCACGATCGCGCTGACGGTCTTCGCCGGCCCGGTGTCGGGCCTGAGCCTGCGGGCGGCCGAACAGCTGCTCGAGCGGAACACGTACATGCGTGCCGTACTCGGAGAGGGGGTGCCGCGTGCTGCTCGGTAACATGCTGCTCGCGCTCACGTGGGCGGCGCTGCAGAGCGAGTTCTCGCTGTTCACGCTCTTCACGGGACACGTCCTCGGGTACGTGATCCTCGTGGCGCTGGTGCGTGGCGGCGTACTCGCGCCGTCGCCGTACATCGGGCGCGTCCATCGCGTGATCGGCCTCGCCGGACACTTCCTCTACGAGCTCGTGCGGGCGAACATCCGCCTCGCGCTCGATGTCGCGACGCCGCGATTCCAGATGAAGCCGGGCATCGTCGCGGTGCCGCTGGATGCCACCGAAGACGGCCAGATCCTGCTTCTCACGATGCT includes:
- a CDS encoding Na+/H+ antiporter subunit E, yielding MLLALTWAALQSEFSLFTLFTGHVLGYVILVALVRGGVLAPSPYIGRVHRVIGLAGHFLYELVRANIRLALDVATPRFQMKPGIVAVPLDATEDGQILLLTMLINTTPGSVALDVSPDRKTLYVHVMYMDSPDAAREEIKQGFERRVLDVLG
- a CDS encoding Na+/H+ antiporter subunit D, yielding MLLTLPIVLPLLTAIVLHLLPQRSRLLRVVAFAGSLATLAAAIGIFIRVQETGIEVLQVGSWPAPFGITLVADLLSAMMIVVVGVIGVAVTGSSFAGVDPRRESLGYHPLIQVILMGVAGAFLTGDIFNLYVWFEVMLIGSFVLMALHRTRAQLHAAFTYVGLNLLASAFLLTAIGLLYGQAGTLNLADLAQAWPERRTPGLDAALSMLFLTAFGIKAGLFPLFFWLPASYHTPPAAVGALLAGLLTKVGVYAMMRVFTLLFPDPGSHVYNVLLVLSALTMAVGLIGALAQRDFRRVLSFNLVGHIGFTTVGLALWTPAALAGSILYVLHHMLVISTLFLVSGFFLRQRRTTDLGALGGLYRSQPGIACLTLIPLFSLAGVPPLSGFIAKVGVITPILGTGHYLVAAVALSVSLLTVLSMARLWEEAFWKPAPEPSSHPVPQTRLGATVVLPVAFLASLTIALTVFAGPVSGLSLRAAEQLLERNTYMRAVLGEGVPRAAR